DNA sequence from the Antarctobacter heliothermus genome:
AGGAGCCGGGCGCCTTCAAGGTGCGCGGCGCTGCCAACGCGGTGTTTGGGTTGAATGAGGATCAGGCGAAGAAGGGCGTGGCCACACATTCGTCGGGCAACCACGCGTCTTGCCTCAGCTACGCCGCCATGCGGCGTGGCATCCCCTGCAACGTGGTTATGCCGCGCACCGCCCCGCAGGCCAAAAAGGACACCGTGCGCCGCTACGGCGGCAACATCACCGAATGCGACCCGTCAACGTCTTCGCGTGAGGCGACATTTGCTCAGGTACAGGCCGCGACCGGGGGCGATTTTGTCCATCCCTACAACGATCCGCGTGTGATCGCGGGTCAGGGCACCTGTGCCAAAGAGTTCATGGAACAGACCGACGGGATGGACATGGTTGTCGCCCCTATCGGCGGTGGTGGCATGATCTCTGGCACCTGCCTGACCCTGTCGACGCTGGCCCCCCAAACGCAGGTCATCGCGGCAGAGCCGGAACAGGCCGATGACGCCTATCGCAGCTTCAAGGCCGGGCACATCATTGCAGATGATGCGCCCAAAACCATCGCCGACGGTCTGCTGGTGCCCCTCAAAGAGC
Encoded proteins:
- the bhcB gene encoding beta-hydroxyaspartate dehydratase BhcB encodes the protein MTEGDMYIPTYEDMLDAHKRIEPYIRRTPVRVSDYLNELTGAQLFFKCENFQEPGAFKVRGAANAVFGLNEDQAKKGVATHSSGNHASCLSYAAMRRGIPCNVVMPRTAPQAKKDTVRRYGGNITECDPSTSSREATFAQVQAATGGDFVHPYNDPRVIAGQGTCAKEFMEQTDGMDMVVAPIGGGGMISGTCLTLSTLAPQTQVIAAEPEQADDAYRSFKAGHIIADDAPKTIADGLLVPLKERTWHFVSTYVSEIYTASDQEIIDAMKLTWKHLRIVMEPSSAVPLAVILKNPDAFRGKRVGLIITGGNVDLDKLPWLNAA